GCACATTTTGCTTTCCAGCAAACGAGGTGACATAAGTGCCAAATTTTTCTTCCCCCCCTCCCCTACCATGCAAAATGTTTGACTTAATGAAATACAATTAAAGCTTGGAACAAAGTGGGCTTTGTTTCTCTGTGGAACTCCTGAGTTTTGTATAAGTCCTTCACTTACGTCATGAGATCCTCTGGTTCTTTATTCATACACTGAGAGTTTGTCATCATCATAGCCCGTCCAACCTGCATGTCAACAGATCTCAGAATGTTATCCAGTGCCCTTCTCACGTTCAAATAGTACTGTGCAATCCCAATGGACTTGGCTGCCTCTTCCGTGAGCTGCTTGTTCAGGAAAGTTTTCTTCACGCGGAGGGTGTTGCCGGATGGCAGCACACTTGTGGTGGAGGGCATCGGTGGCTCTCCGTCTTTCTGCTGCAGGCTGTCCGCAATGACTAAGAAGGCTCTCAATGCTATGTTCATCCTCTGTGGAattgaacaaaaacaaatttggtTGCTAAATCTTACCTCACTGGATATCCATCAGAAAAGATGAATAAAGAGTTCAGTTGATATATGCATACTCTTGATCAAAAGCTACATGGAAAACATCCTTTCACACAGTAGTTCTAGCTAAGCGCATCTTTGGCTGAAATGAAGGAGACAGACATACCTCAGGACACAGGATCTTTGTCTTGGTGTTGATACCCAACAACTCAAAGACGACATCCTTCAGGGCAAAGTCTAGCTTCTCCTGGGCAATGAATtgaatgattttcacaaaaatgttcaaaggCGTGTCCCTGGGGACCACGTTCCTGGACCCCTTGGGGAACAAGCTGTTGACTATGTTCTGGAGTCTGCTCTGGGTGGTGGTGTTGCTTTCGCACTTGATGCGGATCATGTAAACCCACAGAAGTCTGTACAGGGACTCCAGCGCCACTCTGGACATCTTGGCATCTCGGTGCTGTAGACAAGATCAGAGATTGAGATCAGGCTTGTCAGAATTGCATGCTGCTGAAATGTGCAATGAAGCGTTGAACTGGCCTGTCACAGGCAATGGGGAATTGGCTCATCACTATGTACAAGGCATGAGATATATATGTCAAGGGTGACTTCTCAAAGGATTGCAAAGTATACTTTCCTCATTCTGCTAAGACCGCACTACCTTTCCACCCAATCACAATCGCTATAGTGTAACCAATGTCACAGTATTTCACTTATGTTTTCCTGAGAAGAAGGCACAGTTGTGTATATGTCCAATTATTTTGCATTAATAAAAGGGATGTTTAACCTATCATAGCCATTCTACAGACTTTCTATGTGATCCATATAGTTAGGTTACCCAGCAtcttctgtttttctttttttttttttttttttaagacTGAGCAAAATGAAGATAAACATGCTGTAAACTTAATTTGAAAGGCTTTTTTCAAAGGTCATTTTCCAAAATGTCTGAACCAGATACAAACTGTAACTGACAAAATTTTGGATTGTTGTGTTGTTTCCATAAGAGGTACGAACTGAATTGTAGAATTTACCAATCTAAATATATAAACGTAGTCCGGAAATTGCAGAATATCATGAtaagggagaaccatttgatttcggggggggggggggaatggaggatctggggaaaaaaaaatttgtcgcaggtgaaggacagaaaaaaaaaatttgatccaacaatggcttgagaaaaaaaaattgttccaacagacaggagagaaaaaaaaatttgtcgccatgtgctaaaatcaccaaagtttgggactgatttaaaaaaaaacgctgGAGGGCGGCCGCCTACGGCGGcactaatattttcaatattttagagtGAATCCTGATGTAAAAAATCTGGCATATAAATAAACTTCAATACTACAcaatgttcaaagtttcattgtgaTGACAGTGTTTTTAAATATGTTGCAATAAAGCATTGACACAGTCAGTATTAAAAGGGGAACCATTGGACTTGCTGTGATCTGTATctactgaaaatttaaaacaaacgaCACGATTCAATGAACTACTTTTAAaagcaatatattattctcaaaTATATGTCTTTCcttgcaatgaaaatacaataacaaataatgaaatacaaacacaacttttgtaaaacatgaCTTCTTTCCAGAGAAGTTGACAGTACTGATTTTATATAAAACACAGCTATAgtactgactttcacaactgtatgaTCACTACACTTCTATACTAGTCACTATCAGCCTGGTTTAACCAGACGGCTGATCTGTTCAGTGGATGGAACAGATCAGCCGTCTGGTTTAACCAGGCTACTATTACTCTACTGGAGACTATGGCAGTGGCTTCATGGATGACAGTAGGCAGATCCCATATCTTTTTGGTTCGGTACATGCAGGTACCTGCATATTGGAACGGGTGCCACTACACATGCAAGATATTTTGTTCTGGCTCCTGGTACTACTATGATGGCTTGAAGGAAAGCAACAAAGGGATCAGGGATACAGCACTCACAAGATCAGTCAGCTCCAAATGGATTTTTTACTAGTTATTTGTtgtacataaaattttaatagcaGAACCATGAACACAACAAGTTATTAAAACATCCGGTTGTGAACCAATAACGTGTATGTATAGCATATTGTATTAAAAATTGGCaagcgagaaaaaaaaatttgctttgccactgcatacagaaaaaataatttgatgcaggactgacaatagaaaaaaaaatttgctgtcacagtcatgggaaaaaaaattgttgccccacccatttcctccatccccccccccccccgaaatcaaatggttcacccctAAGCGTTTCAACAGACACAATTCAAAGTTACATCTGCACATCTTGCAAAGAAATCAGCGTGACACTGCCCTCAGTTTTCAATACCAAGGGTCTGAGAAAATAATCTCCTGGCAATTTCTCATCAATTGctcctggaaaaaaaattgattaccATGCATTGCATCTGTGCTGGTTTCTTCTTGGAAGCAAATAACAGCTGTGTCCTCACCAATTACACAAACCACAGTTGGGATTTCACTCATTCCATTTCCAACCAAACTATCCTATCCACTTTTCCTTCAACAGCCACATCAACTGTCAACTGACTGCAGCGTATCAATCAAGTCTGACATCTTTTCATGTCTCCGTACACTCATCAGCAAAAACCAAAACCAATTAATGTATTTTTCTGCGTTTTCAGTGACAATACTAACCTTCAAGTGTGACAAGCACATGTTGAGGAAATTGTGCCAGTTACTGAGGAAGAAATGTTTCTGACTGACACAGAGAAGACAGGTCACCAGTGGGAAAAAAGCCAGTGCGTGCTTCTTCTTCTGGCACTGTTCATAGGTTGTCGGGTACAACTTCTCTACAAAGTTCTTCAACACCGGaatgttcacttcatttttaacGGCCTGAGGAAACACAATGTGAATTTTTTATAGACTATTTCATTCACCACACTTCAATAAAAGAGAAATGTAGAGCTAACTACACACTTCACTCTTTAACACTCACTTATTGCATTACGTTTGAATTGAAAGAACAATGCATGTTCCTAAGGAAATATAATGAtaaatgcaaaatcaaatatcaaaatttggttATGTTgttcaaaatctgaaaaaaattcaaatttttaaaaccttTTTGTTTAATCATAATGGTGGAAGTTATTGAAGATGCCTTCTCAAATTTTTAACATGCTCACTATCTCTGCCTCAAAAAGACAAGTGTTCACTCAATCTTTCTGGGAGCTTGGGTTTTTGTGCGATTTCATCATGAAGCACACTTACTGCTGCCACAGGCACAAGTATCTCGACCAGCAATCCCGCCAAGGCATGTTTGATGTCCTTGTCCTTGACTTCCAAGAAGTACTGAGCACAGTGGTTCAGCATCTGGAAAGATGCCTCAAAGTCCTCCACCGGAAACATGACGACGCGTAAAACTTCATCCCCATGATCAGACTGACGATGCTCTGTGTGGTGTTGACGTTGGCGGGCTCCGACCTCAGCTCCCTCAGCTGGTTGGTGAATTTCTTCTCTATGGACTGGTAGCGTGTCTGTGCCAACACACCGATCACTTCTGCATACAGGTCTGCCACAATGTGGATGTTCCCAGCATTGGGACCAGCTTGAATCCTGAAAGTTGATCAGAGCAGAAGATGCTCATTTCTTATGAAAACTGATTGATTTTGCTTCCCTAATAAACAGTACTTATATACAGAGCTGTCCTAAATATGGCCCAATATTTCAGTGCCTATTCACTGACAATCGGATCACCTTGCCACCGAGACAGAAATGACATAATTGTGCATCAGAAGTAACAACTACCTACTTGCCGTAAGCAagacttgaaataattttttggcTGACATGCAGACTTTTCATCTACATTGCACCTGTTTTCCAAATGCGTGAACAGCGACCAGGTTAAACTGTTtatcaatattatatatttcaaGTCATCCTTGCCATCATGAAAGTTCCCAATTTTTCATTCCTGGACCACATGGTCATGTGTCGGTCGTCTGTCTTGTACAACTTTTGCACAAAGTTCAATTGCTGGGTTACAGATGGAcaaattgtttttcagtttCTGCGTTCGGGCCTGAAtgcatttatttaatttttaatgaaACATCTGAAGTGTGAAAACATTTGTGAGTCGAACTGATCAAAACAAGATGATTTATCATGTTCAGGTAAAGATAAGAATGAATGCTATAGTATTTTGAACATTCACAGCGTGCACATCAGTCTTACAATTTACCTGTACCTAGGTAACATACATTTCATGCCCTGCTTAGGTCAATTTACAACAGCTTTGTCAACCAAATAAAGCTGCACCCAATTAAATTTTTGCTATGTTCTTAATATCATTATATTTAAAACTACTAATACGATAAGCATTTGACTCAATGGTACGTCAGGATTAGCTTAACGAGGAGACAGATTTTTTACACGACAAATTAAAGTTGCATTATACAAGCTATTTTTGATTATGTTACGACTTGGATGGAAATAGATCTTGATGGAAATAGATCTGTCTGATATATGGAGTCTTCTTCAATCTATATTCAACGTATCTTTTGTTTAATCTAATGCAATTCGATGTGACTATCAGTAAGACAGTCCAATTCCAAAACAGAACTGGAACGTGCCATAGTTGACAATGAAGGGGTGGCCGGTGTAAGTGGAGAAGGGACATATTGTAAGATTTATCTTACCCATCTCTGTGCTTGAAATGTTTCATGGCCAAGTTTTCTATGTGTGCAATGAGGGGATCTGACACTGGGTGTCTGTTCAGTTTCTTCAGCACTTCAATCAGCACCAAACAAAACAGGAAATCAACGGAAAGCtggaaaaatgaagaaaattatcAGGAAAGATATTCATTTGGAAAACATTCTCCAATACTAGTACATTGCACTTTTCTTGATTATCAAATAATCGATTTTCATCAATTTAAATACAAACAAGCTCTTAAAACATCATTTATATGTACAATTTATATGTACAACAAACTTTTTAGCCAATGGCGTTAACCATGTGGATGTTTcataatacatgtaatatgtttTTACTGTGATAAAGTTTACTTCATTTCTTTACTATGAATACTTTGATGAAACATCTGTTCTGTATTTTTACCGCATAACATTACATATTGGGATATATCAACAATCTCTTCAAAgttattttgttatttccaTATCAAATTTTTCTCCCAATATTCTTGGCcaagaatattcaaatcatggAAAGATCAGTGTAATTTGGATTATGAAAATATAGAACAGTAGATTGTAAATCTGTCCCACTTACATCTCTTCTTTCATAGAGATAATCCTTTTCACTGTAAAAGGGAAACAGAAACAACGAAGGTTAGCTGTGATTatcaaactgagaaaattaaaaCCGTAACTTTTACTCATACCGTCCAAGGGGTAGTTGACCCATATCAAAAATGTAAACAGTATAAAATCTTTGGTTGCCTGGAAAATTTTTTGTGAGAGAAATTGTTGAAAGTAAG
This DNA window, taken from Ptychodera flava strain L36383 chromosome 4, AS_Pfla_20210202, whole genome shotgun sequence, encodes the following:
- the LOC139132208 gene encoding protein furry homolog-like; this encodes MERVHRRSDRKHLSNPPPRQLAKVKRIISMKEEIAEETEQTPSVRSPHCTHRKLGHETFQAQRWDSSWSQCWEHPHCGRPVCRSDRCVGTDTLPVHREEIHQPAEGAEVGARQRQHHTEHRQSDHGDEVLRVVMFPVEDFEASFQMLNHCAQYFLEVKDKDIKHALAGLLVEILVPVAAAVKNEVNIPVLKNFVEKLYPTTYEQCQKKKHALAFFPLVTCLLCVSQKHFFLSNWHNFLNMCLSHLKHRDAKMSRVALESLYRLLWVYMIRIKCESNTTTQSRLQNIVNSLFPKGSRNVVPRDTPLNIFVKIIQFIAQEKLDFALKDVVFELLGINTKTKILCPERMNIALRAFLVIADSLQQKDGEPPMPSTTSVLPSGNTLRVKKTFLNKQLTEEAAKSIGIAQYYLNVRRALDNILRSVDMQVGRAMMMTNSQCMNKEPEDLMTNERKPKIDLFRTCVAAIPRIVPEE